The genomic window CCGGGCTCGCGCCGCACGTCCCGGCCGAGTTGTTCCTCTTCGCCAAGCATCCGACGAACGTGAACCGCGTCGAGGACATCGGCCCGTACGTGACGACGAAGATCGACGCCCTGTGCGCGCACCACAGCCAGATGCGCCTGATGATTCAGGATCTTCGCCAGTCGATGGCCGCGACGGGCGACGATCCCGACACGGTACCCCTGCTCGATCCCGACAACTACCGCCCCGCGATCGAGATGTTCGTGCGTTCGTGGGGCGAGCGCGTCGGCGCGGGCCACGGCCTCGAATACGCCGAGGAATTTCGTTACGAGCGCCAGGGCGATCTGATCCGCCAGATCATGGGGTAGGCGCCCGCACCGCCCGCAACGCCCGCGCGCCGGCGCTTGCGGCACGGACAACGCACCGCTTCGCCCGTCAGTGCCGCAAACGAAGTCCCGAGTGCATCCGAGGGACGATAGTGCGCGGGCAAGCAACACCCGCGCGCTGGCGCTCGCGGCACCGACGTCGCAACTTCGCAATCCTCACTTGACTTCGCTCCCGGTGCGGCGCTCACTACCGAAAGGTCTTCCTCAAGGGGCCTTTCATGGCTCGAAATCACGATCCCGAGGCAACGCGAACGGCGATTCTGGAGGCCGCGGAGCGGCTGTTCGCCGAACGGGGATTTTCCGCCACGTCGATGTCCGACATCGCGGACGCGTCGGGCGTGACCAAGAGCCTGATCCACCACCATTTCCAGTCGAAGCGCAAACTCTGGCAGGACGTGAAATATCGGCGGTTTGCCCGCGACTACGCCGGCGTGCAGATGAACCTGCTGACGAATCCTCCGGGCGGCGACACGATCGGGATGATGCGCGCTTCGATCGGCGAATACTTCGGGTTTCTGCGCCACAATCCTCGTTTCGTGCGCCTGATTTCGTGGATCATCATGGAGGGGCACGCCGAACTCGAACAGGAGCGCGGCCCCGATGAGGAACTTCTGAAGATCGGCGCAGGGCGGATTCGCGAAGCGCAGGAACGCGGAGAGGTCCGAGCCGATATCGAACCGGCGTTCGTCATCACCGCACTGCTCGCGCTGTGCCTGCACTGGTTCGAAAGCGAATCGTTCTTCAAGAGTCAAATCGACTACGGCGACGCGACAAACCTTCACGAGCGCTATCTCGATCATATTCAGAAGATTGTCTTCGAGGGCATCCTGCCGCGCCCGTGACGCGCGGACCGCCGAACCTCCGGAGCCGACATGAATCGCCCCCACGATCGCGCCGAAACGTGGCGCGCCAAGGTCGTCGAACCCCGCGACGTGCTCGATCGCATCGAGCCGGGCATGAGCGTGTTCCTCTCGACCGGCGTCGCCGAGCCCCGGCGCATTCTGCGAAGCCTGCTCGAGTCGCAGGCGTCCAACCTGCAAGACCTGGAACTCGTGCAGATCGCCAGCTTCGGCGAGGCCCTGCGCCCGAGCCCCACGCCGTGGTCGAAGTTTCGGCTCAAGACCTTTTTCGCGGGCTGGGTGGCGAGCGACGCCATCACCACGGGCCGCGTGGACCTCGTGCCGAGCCCGTTCTCGCGCATCCCCCGGTTGATCCGCGCCGGAATGATGCGCGTGGATATGGCCGTCATCCAGATCTCGGCGCCCGACGAGGACGGCTACGCGAGCCTTGGCGTCTCGGTCGATGCCGCGCGCGAGGCGATGCGCGCCGCGCGATACCGCGTCGGCGAGATTTCGAGCCGCGTACCGCGCACGCTGGGAGACACGTTCGTGCATGTGCGCGATTTCGACGCGCTCGTCATGTCGGACGAGGAGCCGATCACCTGGGGTCGGTGGGATGTGGACGAGGCGATGGAAAAGGTCGCCGTCAACGTCGCATCCCTCATCGACGACGGG from Deltaproteobacteria bacterium includes these protein-coding regions:
- a CDS encoding TetR/AcrR family transcriptional regulator; the protein is MARNHDPEATRTAILEAAERLFAERGFSATSMSDIADASGVTKSLIHHHFQSKRKLWQDVKYRRFARDYAGVQMNLLTNPPGGDTIGMMRASIGEYFGFLRHNPRFVRLISWIIMEGHAELEQERGPDEELLKIGAGRIREAQERGEVRADIEPAFVITALLALCLHWFESESFFKSQIDYGDATNLHERYLDHIQKIVFEGILPRP